GTTCCCCACACCTTTGGATCCGGATGCGGCCCCACCGCCCTCGGCAACCGGGAGCCGTGGGGAAGAGGCCTAACTACACCGGGGTGTAGGGACGCCGGGGGCGTTGCCCCCGGCGTTCGATCCTCGTTCGGTCTCCTATACCGTGTGTCCCCTGCGACCCGACATGAAGCTCAGCAGCCAGCCGATGGCTGCGATAACGAGGAGGACGACGCCTACCCACAGCAGCCAGTTAAGGGCTTGCGAGAAGCCACCTACAAGAAGGAGAACAATTGCTACTACACCAGCAATGATCAGAAGCGTATTCATGGTCAGCACATTCCTTTCCGCGGGAATCTTTGATGAACCGCCGATTCCCGAGTATGCATTCCGAGTTACTTCGATTTAGTTATGCCGGTACTTGGTTGCGTTCTACGGATCCAAGTGCCTTTTTGTGTACCACTAAGGCGATCCGCGCCCGAAGGGGAAGTTCGCCAGTCGTGAACAGTAACACTCCTCATTGTACTACTAAGCTTCCTTATGAAAGGGTTATTGCAGTCGTCACTTGATGATTGGGCAGTGCCGCAGAAACTGTGCGGCACGTTTTTGGCTCACATGAACGTCTATGAGAGGAACACATGAAAGCGTCACAGCAGCTTGCAGACAACCTTCAGATCGTCTTGACGGACCTTATTGAGCTACAGCTTCAAGGAAAGCAGGCGCACTGGAACATCGTGGGGCCGAACTTCCGCGATCTTCACCTCCAGCTGGACGAGCTGGTAGTGGCTACACGCGAGTTCGCTGACGACACCGCCGAGCGTATGCGAGCCCTCCACGCACTCCCGGATGGCCGCAGTGCCACCATCGCCAAGGGCACTCGCCTGGAGGAATTCCCGGCAGGACTGGTCAACACCAAGAACGCCGTCAAGCTGGTCACCGACCGCGTTGAGCGCGCAGTCCAGACCATGCGCGATGTCCATGACGAAGTGGACGAGGAAGACCCCACGACGGCGGACCTTCTGCACGCTTTCATCTCCCGCCTTGAGCAGCTGGTATGGATGATCAACGCCGAAATCATGAACGCCGGCGCCGCCGTGACGGATC
The sequence above is a segment of the Arthrobacter sp. StoSoilB22 genome. Coding sequences within it:
- a CDS encoding DNA starvation/stationary phase protection protein; the encoded protein is MKASQQLADNLQIVLTDLIELQLQGKQAHWNIVGPNFRDLHLQLDELVVATREFADDTAERMRALHALPDGRSATIAKGTRLEEFPAGLVNTKNAVKLVTDRVERAVQTMRDVHDEVDEEDPTTADLLHAFISRLEQLVWMINAEIMNAGAAVTDPDEA